The Tamandua tetradactyla isolate mTamTet1 chromosome 8, mTamTet1.pri, whole genome shotgun sequence genome includes a window with the following:
- the LOC143643872 gene encoding tripartite motif-containing protein 77-like: MDSDVLQYSCIELTCPICRNYFIDPVTISCQHNFCRPCLCLLWEDVKTPTCCPVCRAISQQMDLKSNLFLKKQVSIRRAVSCRLSTSAMPNCGRHQAIKTFFCEVDKSFLCLLCSKSQEHVAHVHCPIEEAAEDYREKLLMQMRTIWENRQKNQRNLNKETNIIKEWDVYMNQRIMMIRAEFPKLFQYLHKEKQNHLDGLKIVGKVVFQLLKESEARMMQTGQHLRRVYEELKKLCHKPNLELLQGYQKYLKRNEPLHLLMPQPVNPELEAWAISGMSERLNYFRVYITLDRKLGSYHMPLFEDLRRLQFSLDYQDMPHNPSDLEYVPSWGAQIFTSGKHYWEVDVSNSDNWIIGVCEDSWTKRNNMLLNSEGIFLLLCVKVEDHFSLFSTSPLSPQYVQRPHGHIGVFLDYECGKLSFVNVAKSSLICSFLSCFFSSPLRPFIGYEPTFLLRNEQENWLPFGEF; this comes from the exons ATGGATTCTGATGTCTTGCAGTATTCTTGCATTGAGCTCACCTGCCCCATCTGCAGAAACTACTTCATAGACCCTGTCACCATTAGCTGTCAGCACAACTTTTGTAGGCCCTGTCTCTGCCTCTTATGGGAAGATGTCAAAACTCCTACTTGCTGTCCTGTATGCAGGGCAATATCACAGCAAATGGATTTGAAATCTAATCTTTTTTTGAAGAAACAAGTTTCTATCAGACGAGCAGTGTCCTGCCGATTGTCGACCTCTGCAATGCCAAACTGTGGTAGACACCAAGCAATAAAGACCTTCTTTTGTGAAGTTGACAAGAGCTTTCTGTGTTTGCTCTGCTCTAAATCTCAAGAGCATGTGGCCCACGTCCATTGTCCAATAGAGGAGGCAGCCGAGGACTACAGG GAGAAGCTCCTGATGCAAATGAGAACTATCtgggaaaacagacaaaaaaatcagagaaatctAAACAAAGAGACTAACATAATCAAAGAATGGGAC GTTTACATGAATCAACGGATAATGATGATCAGGGCTGAATTTCCAAAGCTGTTTCAATACctccacaaagaaaagcaaaaccatTTAGATGGTCTGAAAATAGTAGGCAAGGTGGTCTTCCAGCTACTCAAGGAAAGTGAAGCCAGAATGATGCAGACAGGGCAACACTTAAGAAGAGTATATGAGGAGCTGAAGAAGCTGTGCCATAAACCAAACTTGGAGCTACTGCAGGGATATCAG AAATATTTAAAACGTAA TGAGCCCTTGCATCTGCTCATGCCTCAGCCTGTGAACCCAGAGCTCGAAGCATGGGCCATCAGTGGGATGTCAGAAAGGCTCAACTACTTCCGAG TGTATATTACCTTGGATCGTAAGCTAGGCAGTTATCACATGCCTCTATTTGAAGACCTGAGACGTCTGCAGTTCAGTCTTGACTATCAAGATATGCCCCACAATCCATCAGATTTAGAGTACGTTCCTTCCTGGGGAGCTCAAATCTTCACCTCTGGCAAACATTACTGGGAGGTGGATGTAAGCAACTCTGATAATTGGATTATAGGAGTTTGTGAGGATTCCTGGACAAAGAGAAACAACATGCTTCTTAACTCCGAGGGTATCTTTCTACTTCTGTGTGTCAAAGTGGAAGATCATTTCAGTCTCTTCTCCACATCCCCATTGTCACCTCAATATGTCCAGAGACCTCATGGCCATATAGGGGTGTTCCTGGATTATGAGTGTGGTAAACTGAGCTTTGTTAATGTTGCCAAAAGTTCCctcatttgtagtttcctctcatgcttcttctcttcccctctcAGACCTTTCATAGGCTATGAGCCCACCTTCCTTCTTAGGAATGAGCAAGAGAATTGGCTCCCATTTGGTGAATTCTAA